One genomic segment of Streptococcus salivarius includes these proteins:
- a CDS encoding LytTR family DNA-binding domain-containing protein, with the protein MKVRIELDLSMDEPEILIRAPRLTQELAQLQESILKQKLVPLAFYKERSEYFLDLADILFFETDGEKIYGHTKDEAYEVKQKLYELEELLPIAFCRISKSTIVNAKQIYSLEKSFSGTSTVNFYQTHKQVHVSRRYYQVLKERLNEMR; encoded by the coding sequence ATGAAAGTTAGAATCGAATTAGACCTATCCATGGATGAGCCTGAAATCTTGATTCGAGCTCCTCGGTTAACACAGGAATTAGCCCAGCTCCAAGAGTCTATTCTAAAGCAAAAGTTAGTTCCTTTAGCCTTTTACAAGGAACGAAGCGAATATTTTCTGGATTTGGCAGATATTCTCTTTTTTGAAACAGACGGGGAGAAAATTTATGGTCATACTAAGGATGAGGCCTATGAGGTAAAGCAAAAGCTTTACGAATTGGAAGAATTGCTTCCGATTGCCTTTTGTCGGATTTCCAAATCGACGATTGTTAATGCTAAGCAGATTTATTCTTTGGAGAAGTCTTTTTCAGGGACCAGCACGGTGAATTTCTATCAGACCCACAAGCAGGTCCATGTATCAAGACGCTACTATCAAGTTTTAAAAGAACGACTAAACGAAATGAGGTAA
- a CDS encoding DUF6574 domain-containing protein, translating into MTKADWLDFFEAINGRSATEEEIAAALAAGEFQDDAPAVETAPTQEAPAQPQPTFASAQEVQPQPTFASAQEAQPQPTFAGAQEAQPQPTFASAQEAPAQAPFANAQAAQAQPTFAGAQATPVQGVPNQAAQPQAGFANPQAGQQAAFANGQPLQPGQNVQFINGQAVVVPAQPSAFATTFKNYWTWLLNAWRRPADMTDYGKHNGWLNYIFLSLFTGLAFFAILSAMARKFVSPVVSTTNALSSMFGSYGTDSYSSSFSSHTSSIGFGAFFASILAAFLFIFAFILAGFVTRKAIFRDPETTFLNSFDRFGRLTSLALPILLVTILFGAIGLVGFPLFLFYVVYFLFALANLFTIVPVTTAWKADKFYQMILAALLNGVILSILFAIVFTIMSSFMVGLLF; encoded by the coding sequence ATGACTAAAGCAGATTGGTTAGATTTTTTTGAAGCCATCAATGGTCGTTCAGCGACTGAAGAAGAAATTGCAGCAGCACTTGCAGCTGGTGAGTTCCAAGATGACGCACCAGCAGTAGAAACTGCTCCAACACAAGAAGCGCCAGCGCAACCACAACCGACTTTCGCGAGTGCCCAAGAAGTGCAACCACAGCCAACTTTCGCGAGTGCCCAAGAAGCGCAACCACAGCCGACTTTCGCTGGTGCCCAAGAAGCGCAACCACAGCCGACTTTTGCGAGTGCCCAAGAAGCGCCAGCGCAAGCTCCTTTTGCAAATGCTCAGGCAGCCCAAGCACAACCAACCTTTGCGGGTGCTCAAGCTACTCCAGTACAAGGAGTGCCAAATCAAGCAGCGCAACCACAAGCTGGTTTTGCCAATCCTCAAGCTGGTCAACAAGCGGCTTTTGCTAACGGTCAACCTCTTCAACCAGGTCAAAACGTTCAATTTATCAATGGTCAAGCTGTAGTTGTACCAGCGCAACCATCAGCATTTGCTACTACTTTCAAAAACTACTGGACATGGTTGCTTAATGCATGGCGTCGTCCAGCTGACATGACAGATTATGGTAAACACAATGGTTGGCTTAACTATATCTTCTTGTCACTCTTCACTGGACTTGCCTTCTTTGCAATCTTGAGCGCTATGGCACGTAAATTTGTTAGCCCAGTTGTATCAACAACAAACGCATTGTCTAGTATGTTTGGTTCTTACGGAACAGATAGTTACTCATCTTCATTTTCAAGCCATACATCTAGCATTGGTTTTGGAGCTTTCTTCGCAAGTATTCTAGCTGCCTTCCTCTTCATCTTTGCCTTCATCTTGGCAGGGTTTGTGACACGTAAGGCCATCTTCCGTGATCCTGAGACTACTTTCTTGAATAGCTTTGACCGTTTTGGTCGCTTGACATCATTGGCCTTGCCAATCTTGCTCGTAACAATCTTGTTCGGAGCTATTGGACTTGTTGGCTTCCCACTTTTCTTGTTCTATGTTGTTTACTTCTTATTTGCACTTGCAAACCTCTTTACAATTGTTCCTGTAACAACAGCGTGGAAGGCTGATAAGTTCTATCAAATGATCTTGGCAGCACTTTTGAATGGTGTAATTTTGTCAATCTTGTTTGCAATCGTATTTACTATTATGTCATCATTTATGGTGGGGCTTCTATTCTAA
- a CDS encoding zinc ribbon domain-containing protein, giving the protein MATKEKWIDLFEKAVGRPPHALEIEEGQKADFDLKAIKGIAAMGLDQEATPSEPTEEVDEYDVAEEVFEDVPLGDEEETTPLETEELTPVSQAEENSEAASKEAQAIWMKAFKTYVGRQPLPEEFLLGKSSGYDVSTIHQFISDGKAAKPAKPAMAKGKKILIIAGVVAAVLALAGYGFGSYYYSRGQVAERYEAAAKKSFKDSLEYQVWSDTKKEIKTSEVKYTDTKSTQAYSKSQLMSGERMQKVGRQFLIFPKWRVVVDPGTVDLTVNTADLNVTINGVSYATTDGNNYTAKLNHLYPGTYNFVASGKVNDQDITVSSEENVTSKTEVNLSVEYLSFTVKSNLKDGDLYVGGTKIGTLNSGKLDVNKVAVAGSSAVYVKKNFEDGSSIKTETLSIKKISEGQTVTLDADGVLDRDTADRLLTAAYGKFGSYASNHNTTPDGVSDIFLNGTDDTMYKDVTADIDRNTTGAKNRAADSISFSDVDVTEVVQTGEKTFKVTFTAVYDFYYGYDSKFKSSGDIKDKISWSCNVEYVGDDSDSSSSGSNYSDYRINGKAGESQKVSREDTVK; this is encoded by the coding sequence ATGGCAACAAAAGAAAAGTGGATTGATTTATTTGAAAAGGCAGTTGGTCGTCCGCCCCATGCTTTGGAGATTGAAGAAGGCCAGAAAGCAGACTTTGACTTAAAGGCTATTAAAGGCATTGCGGCAATGGGCTTGGACCAAGAAGCCACTCCTTCTGAACCAACAGAAGAAGTGGATGAGTATGACGTTGCCGAGGAAGTGTTTGAAGATGTACCGCTTGGTGATGAAGAGGAAACGACTCCTTTAGAAACTGAGGAGCTTACACCAGTATCTCAAGCTGAAGAAAATTCAGAGGCCGCTTCTAAAGAAGCACAAGCTATCTGGATGAAGGCTTTTAAAACCTATGTTGGGCGTCAACCTCTTCCTGAGGAATTCCTACTTGGTAAGTCTTCAGGTTATGATGTGTCAACCATCCATCAATTTATCTCAGATGGTAAGGCTGCGAAACCAGCCAAGCCTGCCATGGCTAAAGGGAAGAAAATCCTGATTATTGCTGGTGTTGTTGCAGCAGTCTTAGCACTTGCTGGTTACGGCTTTGGTTCTTATTACTACTCACGTGGTCAAGTAGCAGAACGTTATGAAGCAGCAGCTAAGAAGAGCTTTAAAGATAGCTTGGAATACCAAGTATGGTCTGATACTAAAAAGGAAATTAAAACATCCGAAGTCAAGTACACAGACACTAAAAGTACACAAGCCTATAGCAAGAGCCAACTCATGTCTGGCGAACGTATGCAAAAGGTTGGACGTCAGTTCCTTATTTTTCCTAAGTGGCGAGTCGTGGTAGATCCTGGAACGGTTGATTTGACTGTTAATACAGCTGATTTGAATGTGACTATTAACGGGGTTTCTTACGCGACCACAGATGGCAATAACTACACGGCTAAATTGAATCATCTCTATCCAGGAACCTACAATTTTGTGGCTTCTGGTAAGGTCAATGATCAAGATATCACTGTCTCATCTGAGGAAAATGTGACCTCTAAAACAGAAGTCAATCTCTCTGTAGAGTATCTCAGCTTTACTGTTAAGTCTAATCTTAAGGATGGAGACCTCTACGTTGGTGGTACCAAGATTGGAACCCTCAACTCAGGGAAACTAGATGTTAACAAGGTAGCAGTAGCTGGATCATCAGCCGTTTATGTCAAGAAGAATTTCGAAGATGGTAGCTCTATCAAGACAGAGACATTGTCTATTAAGAAAATTTCTGAAGGCCAAACGGTGACTCTAGATGCTGATGGTGTTCTTGATCGTGATACGGCAGATCGTCTCTTGACTGCTGCCTACGGTAAATTTGGTAGCTACGCTTCTAATCACAACACGACACCAGATGGTGTATCCGACATATTCCTTAATGGTACTGATGATACCATGTACAAGGATGTAACGGCTGATATTGATAGAAATACTACGGGTGCTAAAAACCGTGCTGCTGATAGTATTTCTTTCTCAGACGTTGACGTCACAGAAGTCGTTCAGACTGGTGAGAAGACCTTCAAGGTAACCTTCACAGCAGTTTATGATTTCTATTATGGTTATGATTCGAAATTCAAGTCATCAGGAGATATCAAAGATAAAATCTCTTGGTCATGTAATGTGGAATATGTTGGTGACGATAGTGACTCTAGTAGTAGTGGTTCTAACTACAGCGACTACCGTATCAATGGTAAGGCTGGTGAATCACAAAAAGTGAGTCGTGAGGATACTGTGAAGTAG